From a region of the Chroicocephalus ridibundus chromosome 8, bChrRid1.1, whole genome shotgun sequence genome:
- the SUN1 gene encoding SUN domain-containing protein 1 isoform X4, producing the protein MDFSRLHTYTPPHCLPENTGYTYALSSSYSSSALDFETENKIDPVFDSPRMSRRSLRLAAAGFNKSDDARNDTLHDSSYAGNMSFGIQSSKTMKQRKSMNKQSGSVRHTPRKNLSSSSIFSQSSFNSHASDASMVSTVLDESLIREQTEVDHFWGLDDEGDPKGSDTTLTQGNGDLAAAEMQTTMINGYTCNDCSMLSERKEVLTAYSASHVPTSRIYSRDRSQKHASRGTYFYTSKILRLVKHAAASFASLLVQLFQMVLLKLGYEFKAHSDYCGSMNVKEFYREDSHLGVNEESICYFMLHVLRKVGATGWLVSQKVLSLLWLAILSPGRAASGLFRLLRTGWYQLVTLMSLLKVFLLRRCLPKIYKLLLFLIPLLFLLGVWFWGFGGFVSLLPALNWTRIDRIQRTDDSVRVPEPQADSFHSVQPPKDTISIFDSGRISELEKQMAFVSDRCHHHDEEYSKVMLLLRNLQDQVAQMSDKSETLKLIQNVMGQHLKDMKLEEKTDFLALHQEHEFRILTLEDLLAKLSAESKDIQKELDIAKAKTVRDDDEHSQLLSKVKKLELELSQMKSELLSGESVKTSCEKMDVIHEKVGAQVKESVKLMLFGDQQEDTPDSLLQWLTSNFVSKSDLQTLLRDLELQILKNITLHMSVTNQKLTSEVVTNAVTNAGISGITEAQVQIIVNNALKLYSQDKIGLVDFALESGGGSILSTRCSETHETKTALLSLFGVPLWYFSQSPRVVIQPDMYPGNCWAFKGSQGYLVVRLSMKIYPTAFTVEHVPKALSPGGNITSAPRNFAVYGLDDEYQEEGKLLGQYVYDQDGEPLQMFPVLEKSENAFQIVELRILSNWGHAVYTCLYRFRVHGQPAE; encoded by the exons ATGGACTTTTCACGTCTACACACGTACACTCCTCCCCATTGTCTGCCAGAGAACACTGGCTATACATATGCACTCAG TTCAAGTTATTCTTCATCTGCTTTGGATTTtgagactgaaaacaaaatagATCCAGTATTTGATTCACCAAGAATGTCACGGCGTAGTTTACGGTTAGCTGCTGCGGGATTTAATAAATCAGATGATGCACGAAATGATACCCTTCATGACAGCTCTTATGCTGGAAACATGTCCTTCGGAATACAGTCTTCTAA GACGATGAAGCAACGCAAAAGTATGAATAAACAATCTGGCAGTGTAAGACACACGCCGAGGAAAAATCTATCCAGCTCTTCCATTTTTAGCCAAAGCAGTTTCAATAGCCATGCCAGTGACGCGTCAATGGTATCCACTGTATTGGATGAATCTTTGATTCGAGAGCAGACAGAAGTTGATCATTTCTGGG gcctTGATGATGAAGGTGACCCTAAAG GTAGTGATACTACACTGACACAGGGAAACGGCGATctagcagcagcagaaatgcagacCACAATGATCAATGGCTACACATGCAATGACTGCAGCATGCTTTCGGAACGGAAGGAGGTTCTCACAGCATACTCAGCTTCTCATGTGCCAACTTCCAGAATTTACTCCAGGGACAGGAGCCAGAAACATGCATCTA GAGGAACCTATTTCTACACGAGTAAGATTCTGCGATTGGTCAAACATGCTGCAGCATCTTTTGCATCACTATTAGTACAACTATTTCAAATGGTTTTGCTGAAGCTGGGTTATGAATTTAAAG CTCACTCAGACTACTGTGGAAGCATGAATGTAAAGGAGTTTTACAGAGAAGATAGCCATCTTGGTGTAAATGAGGAGTCAATAT GTTACTTTATGCTTCACGTGTTGCGAAAAGTGGGAGCAACGGGATGGCTGGTGTCTCAGAAGGTGTTGTCTCTACTTTGGCTGGCCATTCTTTCTCCAG GGAGGGCAGCTTCTGGCTTGTTCAGGTTGCTTAGAACTGGGTGGTATCAACTTGTTACTCTGATGTCTTTGCTTAAGGTGTTTCTTCTTAGAAG ATGCCTTCCAAAGATCTACAAGCTATTACTGTTTCTTATCCCACTCCTGTTTCTACTAG GTGTATGGTTCTGGGGGTTTGGTGGCTTTGTTTCATTATTACCTGCATTGAACTGGACAAGAATTGATAGAATACAGAGAACCGATGACTCTGTTCGGGTTCCTGAGCCACAGGCTGATTCCTTTCACTCTGTACAACCCCCAAAG GATACCATAAGCATCTTTGATTCTGGTCGTATAAGTGAGCTGGAAAAGCAAATGGCCTTCGTGTCTGACAGATGCCATCACCATGATGAAGAATATAGCAAAGTGATGCTTCTACTCCGTAACCTTcaagatcaggttgcccagatgAGCGACAAAAGTGAAACATTGAAGCTAATACAAAATGTGATGGGTCAACACCTTAAAGATATGAAACTGGAGGAAAAG ACTGACTTCCTGGCTTTACATCAAGAACATGAGTTCCGCATCCTGACACTGGAAGACCTTCTTGCAAAACTCTCTGCTGAATCCAAG GACATCCAGAAGGAGCTTGACATAGCCAAAGCAAAAACAGTGAG AGATGATGATGAACATAGTCAACTCTTGTCCAAAGTTAAAAAGCTAGAACTAGAGTTGTCACAGATGAAATCAGAGCTCTTATCTGGGGAAAGTGTGAAGACAAGTTGCGAGAAAATGGATGTCATTCATGAAAAA GTGGGTGCCCAGGTCAAAGAATCTGTCAAGCTGATGCTTTTTGGAGATCAACAAGAAGACACTCCTGACTCGCTTCTCCAGTGGCTTACATCCAATTTTGTGAGCAAAAGTGATCTGCAGACTCTGTTGAGGGATCTAGAGTTGCAGATTCTCAAGAATATTACTCTCCATATGTCTGTTACAAACCAAAAACTAACATCTGAAGTAGTAACAAATGCGGTGACTAATGCAGGGATATCTGGAATCACAGAAGCG CAAGTACAAATTATTGTAAACAATGCACTGAAACTCTACTCTCAAGACAAGATTGGTTTGGTGGATTTTGCCTTGGAATCTGGAG GTGGCAGCATTCTGAGTACTCGCTGTTCTGAAACCCATGAGACCAAAACAGCGTTACTTAGCCTCTTTGGAGTTCCTCTGTGGTACTTCTCTCAGTCTCCCAGAGTGGTGATACAG CCGGACATGTATCCAGGGAACTGCTGGGCTTTCAAAGGATCACAGGGGTATCTTGTAGTTAGACTGTCAATGAAGATCTATCCAACTGCCTTTACTGTGGAACATGTACCAAAAGCACTTTCGCCGGGAGGAAATATCACCAGTGCTCCAAGGAACTTTGCAGTATAT GGTCTAGATGATGAATATCAAGAAGAAGGCAAGCTTCTAGGACAGTATGTCTATGATCAAGATGGAGAACCACTGCAGATGTTTCCAGTCTTG gagaAAAGTGAAAACGCATTCCAAATAGTGGAACTGAGAATTCTTTCTAACTGGGGCCATGCAGTATATACATGCCTCTATCGGTTCAGAGTGCATGGGCAACCTGCCGAATAA
- the SUN1 gene encoding SUN domain-containing protein 1 isoform X3, protein MDFSRLHTYTPPHCLPENTGYTYALSSSYSSSALDFETENKIDPVFDSPRMSRRSLRLAAAGFNKSDDARNDTLHDSSYAGNMSFGIQSSKTMKQRKSMNKQSGSVRHTPRKNLSSSSIFSQSSFNSHASDASMVSTVLDESLIREQTEVDHFWGLDDEGDPKGSDTTLTQGNGDLAAAEMQTTMINGYTCNDCSMLSERKEVLTAYSASHVPTSRIYSRDRSQKHASRGTYFYTSKILRLVKHAAASFASLLVQLFQMVLLKLGYEFKAHSDYCGSMNVKEFYREDSHLGVNEESICDDCKGKKHLEIHTTDHMQSSWAKRVARTIWHTFSYAGRAASGLFRLLRTGWYQLVTLMSLLKVFLLRRCLPKIYKLLLFLIPLLFLLGVWFWGFGGFVSLLPALNWTRIDRIQRTDDSVRVPEPQADSFHSVQPPKDTISIFDSGRISELEKQMAFVSDRCHHHDEEYSKVMLLLRNLQDQVAQMSDKSETLKLIQNVMGQHLKDMKLEEKTDFLALHQEHEFRILTLEDLLAKLSAESKDIQKELDIAKAKTVRDDDEHSQLLSKVKKLELELSQMKSELLSGESVKTSCEKMDVIHEKVGAQVKESVKLMLFGDQQEDTPDSLLQWLTSNFVSKSDLQTLLRDLELQILKNITLHMSVTNQKLTSEVVTNAVTNAGISGITEAQVQIIVNNALKLYSQDKIGLVDFALESGGGSILSTRCSETHETKTALLSLFGVPLWYFSQSPRVVIQPDMYPGNCWAFKGSQGYLVVRLSMKIYPTAFTVEHVPKALSPGGNITSAPRNFAVYGLDDEYQEEGKLLGQYVYDQDGEPLQMFPVLEKSENAFQIVELRILSNWGHAVYTCLYRFRVHGQPAE, encoded by the exons ATGGACTTTTCACGTCTACACACGTACACTCCTCCCCATTGTCTGCCAGAGAACACTGGCTATACATATGCACTCAG TTCAAGTTATTCTTCATCTGCTTTGGATTTtgagactgaaaacaaaatagATCCAGTATTTGATTCACCAAGAATGTCACGGCGTAGTTTACGGTTAGCTGCTGCGGGATTTAATAAATCAGATGATGCACGAAATGATACCCTTCATGACAGCTCTTATGCTGGAAACATGTCCTTCGGAATACAGTCTTCTAA GACGATGAAGCAACGCAAAAGTATGAATAAACAATCTGGCAGTGTAAGACACACGCCGAGGAAAAATCTATCCAGCTCTTCCATTTTTAGCCAAAGCAGTTTCAATAGCCATGCCAGTGACGCGTCAATGGTATCCACTGTATTGGATGAATCTTTGATTCGAGAGCAGACAGAAGTTGATCATTTCTGGG gcctTGATGATGAAGGTGACCCTAAAG GTAGTGATACTACACTGACACAGGGAAACGGCGATctagcagcagcagaaatgcagacCACAATGATCAATGGCTACACATGCAATGACTGCAGCATGCTTTCGGAACGGAAGGAGGTTCTCACAGCATACTCAGCTTCTCATGTGCCAACTTCCAGAATTTACTCCAGGGACAGGAGCCAGAAACATGCATCTA GAGGAACCTATTTCTACACGAGTAAGATTCTGCGATTGGTCAAACATGCTGCAGCATCTTTTGCATCACTATTAGTACAACTATTTCAAATGGTTTTGCTGAAGCTGGGTTATGAATTTAAAG CTCACTCAGACTACTGTGGAAGCATGAATGTAAAGGAGTTTTACAGAGAAGATAGCCATCTTGGTGTAAATGAGGAGTCAATAT GTGATGACTGTAAGGGGAAGAAACACCTTGAAATACACACCACAGACCACATGCAATCCTCATGGGCTAAAAGGGTAGCAAGGACCATTTGGCACACCTTTTCTTATGCAG GGAGGGCAGCTTCTGGCTTGTTCAGGTTGCTTAGAACTGGGTGGTATCAACTTGTTACTCTGATGTCTTTGCTTAAGGTGTTTCTTCTTAGAAG ATGCCTTCCAAAGATCTACAAGCTATTACTGTTTCTTATCCCACTCCTGTTTCTACTAG GTGTATGGTTCTGGGGGTTTGGTGGCTTTGTTTCATTATTACCTGCATTGAACTGGACAAGAATTGATAGAATACAGAGAACCGATGACTCTGTTCGGGTTCCTGAGCCACAGGCTGATTCCTTTCACTCTGTACAACCCCCAAAG GATACCATAAGCATCTTTGATTCTGGTCGTATAAGTGAGCTGGAAAAGCAAATGGCCTTCGTGTCTGACAGATGCCATCACCATGATGAAGAATATAGCAAAGTGATGCTTCTACTCCGTAACCTTcaagatcaggttgcccagatgAGCGACAAAAGTGAAACATTGAAGCTAATACAAAATGTGATGGGTCAACACCTTAAAGATATGAAACTGGAGGAAAAG ACTGACTTCCTGGCTTTACATCAAGAACATGAGTTCCGCATCCTGACACTGGAAGACCTTCTTGCAAAACTCTCTGCTGAATCCAAG GACATCCAGAAGGAGCTTGACATAGCCAAAGCAAAAACAGTGAG AGATGATGATGAACATAGTCAACTCTTGTCCAAAGTTAAAAAGCTAGAACTAGAGTTGTCACAGATGAAATCAGAGCTCTTATCTGGGGAAAGTGTGAAGACAAGTTGCGAGAAAATGGATGTCATTCATGAAAAA GTGGGTGCCCAGGTCAAAGAATCTGTCAAGCTGATGCTTTTTGGAGATCAACAAGAAGACACTCCTGACTCGCTTCTCCAGTGGCTTACATCCAATTTTGTGAGCAAAAGTGATCTGCAGACTCTGTTGAGGGATCTAGAGTTGCAGATTCTCAAGAATATTACTCTCCATATGTCTGTTACAAACCAAAAACTAACATCTGAAGTAGTAACAAATGCGGTGACTAATGCAGGGATATCTGGAATCACAGAAGCG CAAGTACAAATTATTGTAAACAATGCACTGAAACTCTACTCTCAAGACAAGATTGGTTTGGTGGATTTTGCCTTGGAATCTGGAG GTGGCAGCATTCTGAGTACTCGCTGTTCTGAAACCCATGAGACCAAAACAGCGTTACTTAGCCTCTTTGGAGTTCCTCTGTGGTACTTCTCTCAGTCTCCCAGAGTGGTGATACAG CCGGACATGTATCCAGGGAACTGCTGGGCTTTCAAAGGATCACAGGGGTATCTTGTAGTTAGACTGTCAATGAAGATCTATCCAACTGCCTTTACTGTGGAACATGTACCAAAAGCACTTTCGCCGGGAGGAAATATCACCAGTGCTCCAAGGAACTTTGCAGTATAT GGTCTAGATGATGAATATCAAGAAGAAGGCAAGCTTCTAGGACAGTATGTCTATGATCAAGATGGAGAACCACTGCAGATGTTTCCAGTCTTG gagaAAAGTGAAAACGCATTCCAAATAGTGGAACTGAGAATTCTTTCTAACTGGGGCCATGCAGTATATACATGCCTCTATCGGTTCAGAGTGCATGGGCAACCTGCCGAATAA
- the SUN1 gene encoding SUN domain-containing protein 1 isoform X6, whose product MSRRSLRLAAAGFNKSDDARNDTLHDSSYAGNMSFGIQSSKTMKQRKSMNKQSGSVRHTPRKNLSSSSIFSQSSFNSHASDASMVSTVLDESLIREQTEVDHFWGLDDEGDPKGSDTTLTQGNGDLAAAEMQTTMINGYTCNDCSMLSERKEVLTAYSASHVPTSRIYSRDRSQKHASRGTYFYTSKILRLVKHAAASFASLLVQLFQMVLLKLGYEFKAHSDYCGSMNVKEFYREDSHLGVNEESICDDCKGKKHLEIHTTDHMQSSWAKRVARTIWHTFSYAGYFMLHVLRKVGATGWLVSQKVLSLLWLAILSPGRAASGLFRLLRTGWYQLVTLMSLLKVFLLRRCLPKIYKLLLFLIPLLFLLGVWFWGFGGFVSLLPALNWTRIDRIQRTDDSVRVPEPQADSFHSVQPPKDTISIFDSGRISELEKQMAFVSDRCHHHDEEYSKVMLLLRNLQDQVAQMSDKSETLKLIQNVMGQHLKDMKLEEKTDFLALHQEHEFRILTLEDLLAKLSAESKDIQKELDIAKAKTVRDDDEHSQLLSKVKKLELELSQMKSELLSGESVKTSCEKMDVIHEKVGAQVKESVKLMLFGDQQEDTPDSLLQWLTSNFVSKSDLQTLLRDLELQILKNITLHMSVTNQKLTSEVVTNAVTNAGISGITEAQVQIIVNNALKLYSQDKIGLVDFALESGGGSILSTRCSETHETKTALLSLFGVPLWYFSQSPRVVIQPDMYPGNCWAFKGSQGYLVVRLSMKIYPTAFTVEHVPKALSPGGNITSAPRNFAVYGLDDEYQEEGKLLGQYVYDQDGEPLQMFPVLEKSENAFQIVELRILSNWGHAVYTCLYRFRVHGQPAE is encoded by the exons ATGTCACGGCGTAGTTTACGGTTAGCTGCTGCGGGATTTAATAAATCAGATGATGCACGAAATGATACCCTTCATGACAGCTCTTATGCTGGAAACATGTCCTTCGGAATACAGTCTTCTAA GACGATGAAGCAACGCAAAAGTATGAATAAACAATCTGGCAGTGTAAGACACACGCCGAGGAAAAATCTATCCAGCTCTTCCATTTTTAGCCAAAGCAGTTTCAATAGCCATGCCAGTGACGCGTCAATGGTATCCACTGTATTGGATGAATCTTTGATTCGAGAGCAGACAGAAGTTGATCATTTCTGGG gcctTGATGATGAAGGTGACCCTAAAG GTAGTGATACTACACTGACACAGGGAAACGGCGATctagcagcagcagaaatgcagacCACAATGATCAATGGCTACACATGCAATGACTGCAGCATGCTTTCGGAACGGAAGGAGGTTCTCACAGCATACTCAGCTTCTCATGTGCCAACTTCCAGAATTTACTCCAGGGACAGGAGCCAGAAACATGCATCTA GAGGAACCTATTTCTACACGAGTAAGATTCTGCGATTGGTCAAACATGCTGCAGCATCTTTTGCATCACTATTAGTACAACTATTTCAAATGGTTTTGCTGAAGCTGGGTTATGAATTTAAAG CTCACTCAGACTACTGTGGAAGCATGAATGTAAAGGAGTTTTACAGAGAAGATAGCCATCTTGGTGTAAATGAGGAGTCAATAT GTGATGACTGTAAGGGGAAGAAACACCTTGAAATACACACCACAGACCACATGCAATCCTCATGGGCTAAAAGGGTAGCAAGGACCATTTGGCACACCTTTTCTTATGCAG GTTACTTTATGCTTCACGTGTTGCGAAAAGTGGGAGCAACGGGATGGCTGGTGTCTCAGAAGGTGTTGTCTCTACTTTGGCTGGCCATTCTTTCTCCAG GGAGGGCAGCTTCTGGCTTGTTCAGGTTGCTTAGAACTGGGTGGTATCAACTTGTTACTCTGATGTCTTTGCTTAAGGTGTTTCTTCTTAGAAG ATGCCTTCCAAAGATCTACAAGCTATTACTGTTTCTTATCCCACTCCTGTTTCTACTAG GTGTATGGTTCTGGGGGTTTGGTGGCTTTGTTTCATTATTACCTGCATTGAACTGGACAAGAATTGATAGAATACAGAGAACCGATGACTCTGTTCGGGTTCCTGAGCCACAGGCTGATTCCTTTCACTCTGTACAACCCCCAAAG GATACCATAAGCATCTTTGATTCTGGTCGTATAAGTGAGCTGGAAAAGCAAATGGCCTTCGTGTCTGACAGATGCCATCACCATGATGAAGAATATAGCAAAGTGATGCTTCTACTCCGTAACCTTcaagatcaggttgcccagatgAGCGACAAAAGTGAAACATTGAAGCTAATACAAAATGTGATGGGTCAACACCTTAAAGATATGAAACTGGAGGAAAAG ACTGACTTCCTGGCTTTACATCAAGAACATGAGTTCCGCATCCTGACACTGGAAGACCTTCTTGCAAAACTCTCTGCTGAATCCAAG GACATCCAGAAGGAGCTTGACATAGCCAAAGCAAAAACAGTGAG AGATGATGATGAACATAGTCAACTCTTGTCCAAAGTTAAAAAGCTAGAACTAGAGTTGTCACAGATGAAATCAGAGCTCTTATCTGGGGAAAGTGTGAAGACAAGTTGCGAGAAAATGGATGTCATTCATGAAAAA GTGGGTGCCCAGGTCAAAGAATCTGTCAAGCTGATGCTTTTTGGAGATCAACAAGAAGACACTCCTGACTCGCTTCTCCAGTGGCTTACATCCAATTTTGTGAGCAAAAGTGATCTGCAGACTCTGTTGAGGGATCTAGAGTTGCAGATTCTCAAGAATATTACTCTCCATATGTCTGTTACAAACCAAAAACTAACATCTGAAGTAGTAACAAATGCGGTGACTAATGCAGGGATATCTGGAATCACAGAAGCG CAAGTACAAATTATTGTAAACAATGCACTGAAACTCTACTCTCAAGACAAGATTGGTTTGGTGGATTTTGCCTTGGAATCTGGAG GTGGCAGCATTCTGAGTACTCGCTGTTCTGAAACCCATGAGACCAAAACAGCGTTACTTAGCCTCTTTGGAGTTCCTCTGTGGTACTTCTCTCAGTCTCCCAGAGTGGTGATACAG CCGGACATGTATCCAGGGAACTGCTGGGCTTTCAAAGGATCACAGGGGTATCTTGTAGTTAGACTGTCAATGAAGATCTATCCAACTGCCTTTACTGTGGAACATGTACCAAAAGCACTTTCGCCGGGAGGAAATATCACCAGTGCTCCAAGGAACTTTGCAGTATAT GGTCTAGATGATGAATATCAAGAAGAAGGCAAGCTTCTAGGACAGTATGTCTATGATCAAGATGGAGAACCACTGCAGATGTTTCCAGTCTTG gagaAAAGTGAAAACGCATTCCAAATAGTGGAACTGAGAATTCTTTCTAACTGGGGCCATGCAGTATATACATGCCTCTATCGGTTCAGAGTGCATGGGCAACCTGCCGAATAA